tataaaacatgaTATATATGTTAATCTGTGTTACTGACTGAATTGATGGCTGCATCTCACAGAAGCCCACAGAAAGTTACTGATATAGTGGAAAGTATATTTAAGGCTTCCGTTCTAATGTGTTTATTCTTTCAGCCCCATACAAGCTGTTAACCTGTAAGGACAGTGCAGAGAGGAATTCAGAACTGATACACTCCATACAGTGAAAGACTCAGAATGGGAAGATTTTAGTCAAAACACAGCAATCTTTCTATTCAGTGACAGCTCAATATTCTTTTAATGTTGAAACATTGACTGACATATTTCAGAGTCTGTTGATTGATCTTTCTGGTGGTAGGATGAGGGATCcacaaaaactgaagaaaactgtattGCCTGCTATATTCAGGCATGGGCTTGTTGCAGTTGAATACTTGGGATGTGTCCCCAGCTGCCTAAATGACTCCAAGCTATACTTTTgcactttcttcctctttacCATAGTTTTTCTGCCACCACTAGTGCCAGTGTGACTGCACATTAAATTGGACTGGGTAATGAATTTGGCtgtgggaagggagaaaagcacCAATTCAGTTTCTTGGCTGGATCTTCTCATCCCTCATTAAAAGGGAAGGGGTaggagcacagcagctgcacagaggGTGATGCTCTTTGAACTTGGCTGCCATGGAGCTGCACCCTTATGTGTTTGCTTTTACATTCATTGTACTTACTCTAGTGGTGATGGTCCACAGCCAAAAGCCTTTCTTTACCTTCCATACATGCTCATCTGATGTTTCGTTTAACAACTGATTAACCACAGGTTGTTTATTGGTAGATTAGTATTTTTTGGATCTTAAACAGCATTTAGAAGAACACATTTATCCTCAGCTACACTCAGTGTCTAGGATGCGTTTTCTTAATGAGTTATTGGTACTTTACCCAACACCAGTATGCCTGACAGTATTTTGCTGTTTGAAATAATCTGtcttaaaacatttctgttttctgagccAGTAAATGGCTGTAAGGCAAGAAGTAATTCATaagtttccattttttaaatgctgcttttatggAATATAATCTCAAAATGCAGGAAGATgtttgaaaattttcttcaggAGAGAAGCTTTGTTCCATCTCTACACATGTCTTGTATGtaaagatgctttttcttctggctctgattttttttttccttttttcaatcAAATGAGACTTGGTGGGAGGAACtcactatttttttcacatcagtAATACTCAGTGGGTGTCTGACTACTGGTGTAATTCTGTGAAGTGCAAAATGTGGTGGGAGAAACTGCCAATTTTGTGTTGTTATGTGAAACAAGAGCTTGTTTTTCAAGCAGTCACATTTGTGATTCTTGTCTTCATACAGTTGCAGATACTGACACCAGAGTTGTAAACACATGcattagttttgttttgatgttgaTGTCAAGCAGACTTAACTAATGtactgattaaaataaaattaatataatttacatTTGTATGATGTTTGTGCTTGCCTGTACCCTCTGAGCAAGGTGGAGGAAgactgggttttattttgataACTGTAAACATAAATTGGTCAGTACAGGAGGGGACACTTGATCTggcaaagaggaaattaaagTGGTGGCATGGCAGTCTTTCATTCTGACATTGCTCctataaaattacttctgaagtTAAGTTGGTAGTCAGCTTAGGATTTAATATGGTTACAAATGATAGCCTGTTTTCCCAGGAAGATCATCTGAGGGAATGTGATCCGATACTGTCATGGTTCCTGAAGGTGCAAAatggctctgctgctgaagtgaTTCAGACTAATGTCTCTGCTTCATCATAGCCAAAGTTAATTGATTGGATGTCCCTTCCCATGGGCAGATTGTTCCACCTCCTTCTTTCTGCTGGTTATAGAGAATTCTCAAGCAACCACTTCACATATGTAAGCTGGAGTTATGCTGCAGAGGGCAGAgtaattttggttttgccaGGGTTATCAGTTGCAATCTCAGTGGTCTCTGCAGCATATCAGAGGTGTGTGTGTTGCTTCAGGTGTTTAACACAaaattttaagcaaaaaaaaaaggcagtttgaTGAAGACAAAGCAGCCAATACAGCTGTTGAGAGGATTTACATCTGTAGATGAAGGTGCATGCACTTTGGATGCCAGTAATCTGCTGAACTTGTAAGTAGTGGTGTGTGTTTACCAGACATGAGTATATttgtgctgttgctctgagacTGCTTTTACTCAATGTGCAGAAAACATCAATAATTGCAGTAGTTTGGAGTTGTGCCTCATGCATAAAAATAGTATGGAAACGTGACAGTTGAGTAGTTGGTGAGAACAAGTGTTTCTGTAGTCAAAATGAGTATGTGCTGTTGTgtataatttgttttcatttttatttggcaAACGTTCTTAAACATAATAACCACAGACTTGGTGGTAACTAACGTTTTCAGTAGGTAACTTCCAAGTTCACTCAAAGAAAACTAATGACAGGGGTAAGTAAAAAATATCTTATGGATAGCGTGGTGGCAGCTTTAAAAATTGTATCATTAACTTGGATCAAAATCATATAGGTTTCAAATACAGGCTTCTAAGTAAACTGAACAATTGGCTAATacaagtttgttttgtttttcaggcatTAGAAAGGATGCGTCCTTACCTGTGTGATAAAATCATAGCTGAGAGACACTTTGATTACCTGCGCTCTAAGAAAATTCTCACTAGAGAGGACACAGAAGAAATCGCTTCCAGATCttccagtagaaaaaaaactggaaagtTATTGGACTATTTAGCAGAAAACCCAAAGGGACTAGATGCTTTGGTTGAATCTATCAGAAGAGAAAGAACACAGAACTTTCTGTTACAAAAGATAACGGACGTAGTGTTGAAagtcaaaaatgaaaaacttgAAGCACTCAAAGGTGAGAAGTTTATAATAACATTTTGTAAGACTACTTTTGTTTCGAGAGTCTGTAAAGTTAAACTCTCACAGTTCTTTAAATCATGTTTCTTAgtacaggtatttttttctttttatttcctctagTGTTTGGGACAACAGTCTTAATATCACCACTTTGGGTTTAAGATCCTCGTGCGTGTATTCTGGCTGCCTTTTCACTGCCTGAACACATCATAAGTAACAAACTGCAAAAAACCCTATCGTGTTTTTATAAAAACCCAACATATGATAGGGTTTTTATAAGGGAAAAGTCTGtctttgcatttcagttttgctttctaTGAGGTTCTAAGTTAGAACTGAAAATGTTGGTTATCTTCCATCTTGCATTTCTCTTGACACTATTTGCTGCAGTGACAGGAAGCTCTGGTTTTGTCAAGCTTGGCATCTCAGCAGAAGGTAAGCCAACAAAGGCAACGTAAGGAGCACTCTCCTATAGGCCTTTAATGCCAAAACTTAAAACCAGGCACTGTAAATGAATGCATGTGTTGCATCATGCAGGTAGAAAAGTTTGGTTGACACACAAGGCTTGAAGTGGGTACTTGTGCTCATATTTTAAGGCAGATAAAATAGAGGCCTTCTAAAGCAAAAACTTTACTTCCCCTTCCACACCcatcagaagagaaataaagaaggaGGAACGTACATTTTTAACCCAGAGATGAATATGAAGTCTTTCCTGGCTTTGGGTAAAGCAGCCTTCAAATGCAGTCCATTCTGGAGTAGAACCATGTGGCTGAAGCTTTTAGAAGCATGAAGAACACAGTGAGAAAAATCTGTCAAAAGATGGATCCAAGGACTGAAGTGAATTCCTGAAGAGGAGCTTAAATTACAGTTTGTCACATAGTGTCTGATACAGGGAAATCAGTCTCATCAGCCTAGATAACCTGCATGTATTTCTTAATTTGTTGTGAGTATTGGGATGTCCATTAAAATGCAGACAATTCATCTAGGGCTATCTTACTGCTATTTAGGCAGAGCACAGTTTAAGAGTGCACCATACTGTAATTAAGTCCAGTCTGTTTTTTGTTATAGGTCTAAGCTGCAGCACCTGTATGACCTCACTGTATGGAGGAACAAATAATCTTTCTCGATCATATTCTGATGAATCAAATTTTTTTGATAAGATAAAGGACAAAGAACCTACCCAGATACATCATCCAGAAGAGGATTATAGCACCGCTGCGTTTGTGTCTGCTGTCTCTCTTCATTCAATGAATTTTCCAGTTGCAGAGATGGGAAATGCAGAGAGCACTGGTTTCTCAGTCACCCTCCCAGGGCCTGGAGACCCTGGTGCACCCCCACTTCCCCCAGAGCTCCAGTCAGATCAGGAAGAGCCGTGTACAACTGCAAATGATAACTGCTTTTTGCCTCTAAGATCACGTTCTCTTCAACTGCAGTGAACATTGTGATTTCTATCTGTTCATCCTAATGCTACTGAAACTTTGTGTGGTGGCTTGGAaaggtgaaaaatgttttcaactGTTAACTGGCAAAATCAGACAAAACTATGCTATTTACAGTTCTTTAAGGAGTGATTTTCTTTGTGATTGTGTGACCCTGGAGCTCCTGGATTTTATGTTGTTTaggaagttttttttcaaaagaccATGGTATTACACCAGCAAAGGTTTGTTACAGTCAATATTTCACAATTTGTTGCAGATACTCAAGATacccaaatttttttttcattcctacAGAAATTAACCAGGctggtttttttcaagttcCTGTGATGAGTGAATTGGAAAGGATGGTTAGGAAAAGTATTAAACAATTGAAGAACAATTTTCTAAACTAAAAGGTTTAAGCTCTGCCCTCTCTAGATGTGTGCAGgtccatttgaaaaaaaaaataatctatgcTTGTCTGCAAGAAATCTCTCAATTTTCTGACGTCATTCTCTATCCTACCAGTAAATTAAAAGGCACTCAGTATTGCAGTGATCTGAGTTATCAAATATAATTCCATAAGTCTTAGCAGATTGCTTTTATATGTTAGAGATTTCTGATTTGAGATGCACTTTAAATATAAATTCTGATTAATACTGGAGAAGGAATGCAAACTGCTGTAATGGCATCATGTGGGCTgtaagaaaatgtcattttataATCTATTAAGGAGCAAGGCGTGTATGTTTTGTCTCTAGGTAAGGAGGGGTTGGGAGCGGGTTTGGAGTCCGCTAGCAACAAATTATCTATATACAAAAGACTCTTGGAAATGTTGCACTTCAGATGTCTCCTCTTCAAAGCTGACAGGTTTACATTTCAAGTTGTTTGTAGTCAAaggcattttaaattatttcaaggTGGAAAGGTTCTCATTTCTTGACACAATCTAACATACTGTATTCCTCATGCTCAGGTTGTAATCTACTTTTTCTAAATTGTCTTATAAACACTTTAACATTTCTAGGCAAAGGCAAACTCTTGGAAATGTGTACAGTTGTGTTCTGCAGTACTACACTCCAAAGGGATGGCACGTTTTCATTGTATCTAAGGGTAGGCTTGTATTTAaggctttaaattattttggcttTCATACAGGGCTGTAGCCATTTAACTTCATCCCAGTCTAGTTAATACTCCTAAACTGTGTTCTCTTTCTGTGGAGACAAGCCATCTGCAGGATCTCAATATAGTctctagttttgttttttttttcttatttgctcTCTTTTTGGAAGTaggttaaaataaatttaaactgCACTCCATACTTGGTGTATGAATAGCTGACATTTGATAAAGATGTGGGCttctgtttataatttttttattattattattgtatgCATCTAAGGTCACAGACTGTCAGGACagtgaaaatgcttttcaacaAAATTGCTTGTTTCAGAAGGCACTGTGGAAAATAATTGCCTGAATATGCAAGCAAAATTTTGCTCTCTAACTTGAAATGAAGGGTAGGCTTAAGTCCTTCTCTTCCATTAACTTAAACTGTAGTTGCACATGCTCAGGATGTCTAAATGCCCACTGTCATGCCTTAAAGAGCTATGCTAGGGGGTTTGGTCCCTTCTTGGATTTTGTAAATGGGCAAGTGAGCAAACTTGGCCATAACTGAGGAGCATCAGCTCAGGGGGAAGGCTGCCTTGCAGCTCTGAATCCTCACCCAGGAtgtgtgctgcctgctctgccacctGTTAACCTGAGACTTCAAACGAATGTATTTTCTTACCAAATGTTTCtaacatgcatttttaaaacttgaaatatttttttcacaacttcaggaataaattcttttggGTAATTGCTGTTTTTCCTGCCTGCCTCTCATTACCAAGATGTGTAAGTTGTAAGAGCAGTTCAGGCTGGTATCTGGATgtgcaggtttggttttgtgcatgTGGGAggcttttgttctctttgtctTGTTAGAGCTTTGTCTTTGGTGGAAAGACTGACTGAATGTGAAACACCTGTGCCTGTAGGGCTGCACTCAGGGGCAGTGTATGGGGAAGACATGGATGGAAAATTAAGACCTTGGCAGCTTAACTATGCTTTCCATTGTTGGTGACTAGTGCTGCTAGCTGgattcttgcttttttcctaaatggCTCAATCAGTCAGCTGCTTAAAGATGTGAGAAGTGTTGCTTGCAGCTGTGCACACGTTGACTTCATTcttaaattaagatttttattttaatagcaagGGAGGAACAAACCCTTTGAATGGTGAGGAGCACGACACAAATAAAAGGATGTGACAATATTGCAAGGACCATGGAAGCTCAGTCCAGTGTTTGGTTGTGTAGTGTGTAGggtttctttcaaaataatgatGGTATTGATTATGAGAGATGAGCTGGACATGGTTTTAGTACCTTTACAACAAAGGAACCGATCACATTGTAACCAAAGCCAGGCCTTATCCTGCTTCCTTGGTAATGTAGTAACCTGAGCAGAGCTAGGAAGTATTTTAGCTGAGGCAAAATCAGATCCATGGGCACTGTTGGCAAAGGAAGTCTCTGGTCCCAGCTTTCTCCACCACATttttgctgctggctgtgctggtgagGATGTCACTGGATGTGTGAAGATCAAAGCTGTGTCTGCCCCGGGCCAGATAACGCTCCAGCATTTAGGAAAatgccttttctctctcctgaggCCTGCAGGTGTGaaaaaggaggcagcagagcttcTGGGCTTCGTGTCTCATTTTCTGTATCACTCCGTGGTCGCTTAAGGGAAAATTCCCGGAGTGCTCGGGGCTGAGCCCAGGGCGGGCTCAGGAGGGGCTCTTTCTCACACCTCCCTTGTCCTCTGGGTCCCGCTCGCCGGGCACGAACCGGGCCCGCCCGGCAGCCGCGGGTGCTGCGGCTCCCCTGGGTGCGGCGGGGACCGGAACCCTCGGCGCGGGCCCGGTTTCCGTGCGGGCGGTGTCCTGGCGGCAGGCCCCGCCATGGCGGCGGAGGGAGGGGACCCGCTGAGCTATTTCGCGGCCTACGGCAGCTCCAGCTCCGACTCGGAGGCCGAGGAGCCGCAGCCCGACGAGCGCCCGGCGAGGGACGGCGCGGCGGCGGGGGGTAGCCCGGGGCGGCGGTCGAGGCTGCCGCCGCCCGACGAGCTCTTCCGTAGGGTGTCTCAGCCTCCCGCCTTCCTCTACAACCCGCTCAACAAGCAGATCGATTGGGAGAGCCGCGTCCTGCGGGCGCCCGAGGAGGTGCGGGGGCCGCGGGGCCGGGGGACCGCGGGAGGCTGCccgggggggctgcaggggccTGGCCGCACGCCTCGCCTTCGCCCCGGCCGCCGAGGCCCGGCGTGATGGTGCCCCGCTCTCTTCCGCAGCCCCCCAGGGAGTTCAAGGTGTGGAAGAACAACGCCGTGCCCCCGCCCGAGACCTACAGCCCGCCCGAGAAGaagccgccgccgccccccggcGTCGACATGGCCATCAAGTGGTCCAACATCTACGAGGACAACGGGGAGGACGCGCCGCGGCAGGGCGGGAAAGCCAGGCTGCTGCCGGAGGATGAGCAGGAGCCGCTGGAGTCCGGTGAGGCCCCGGGGTCAGGCGGCGGTGCTCGGCTCCGGCCGGTGCTTCCGAGAGGGGGGGGGACTCTGCGGGGAGACCTCCCCTGCCCAGCGTTAGTGGTAGCTCCCACCGCTGCTCCgaggcagagctggctgcagggctgctgcaggttCAGCgtgtgctctgccctgcccagagctgAGGCTCCCCGGCTCTGTCCCTTTCATTGCCATCAGCAGGAACAGGGATTGATTAAAGAGTCTGTAGAGCTACAGTTACAGGAAACTCACAAGTTCGGTCTCTTAGAACAGGCAGTGTTATGGGAGCTTTTTAAGTGCTGCCGTCTTGACCCTAGGTGTAGCTGTAGGTCGGATTATTTTTGTTGGGTGTGCAGAACTTGGAGGCCAAGAGGGGTATTAAATGTCTGTATGACagattactgaaaaaaatatttactatcCTCTCCACTTTGAATCGtggcagaagctgtgctggTAATCCAGGAAGTAAGGAAATACTTGacaagaggaattttttttaattttaattgctgGAGAAAGATAATAGCCAGTAACAACCAAGAGAATGAAAtcagaagaagaaattctgGACTTCTCAAATGTCTGCATTCCAAAACTGGAGATGTAGTCAGTTAGTGCTACTGTCTATTTTCCAGGCATCTCAGATGTGGTTAAGTCAGTTGTTCTGAGATGAGGATGGTGTTAAGGACAAAGATTCTGGCTTTACTGACTTTCATTAACTTTGTCTTTTATTTAAAGATGGTGAAAAAGATGATGAACCAGTTTCTGCTAAGAAACGTAAACGAGACTCTGAGGAGCAGACAAAGAAGAAGAAGTTGTAAGCAGGGTGTGCCAGATGTAGCCATCATGACAATTTCAATTAACTTGGATTCCTCTGCTGGAATGGGAAACAAATACATGTTTACTGAATTTCTCTGTCCTGTTGGATAGGGAATGTTATTTCTGTAGTATACTTGCCTTTTGGAAAGCACAAAATTAAATGGACAGTGTCGTGGTAGAAATTTGTCTACTGAACAAAAtttaaatctgttcttttaATATAGGGATTTAGAAGAGGGATTCATTATGATGGATACTTGTGCTCGTGCAGGTTACAGGTCTTCATGGTATTTTGTTTATCAAGAAACCTGGTGGTACTGTGAGGTTTTTAGGACTGACTTTTCCATTGTGTCAAAACCTTTTATAAAGGAGTATATACTGAAGATTCCTTAAGTTCTGTCCTTATGATATGTTTGCATAATGTTGTTTTGAAATGTATGTAAAAACTGCAAATACGTCACTGGAataaaattgcatttgaaaaCATCTGTGATATAAACACTGCATTGCATGCTTGGTGAATAGGAGGGATGATTTCTGTACTGTATGCACTTCTTATGATGCAACAGATTCCtcagggttttgtttgtaaTATACAGCTGTAAACTGAAAAAGCATGGACTTAACAATGGAGTTTAATATTTGATAATTTGTTTTGATGTTATTTGATCTGCATCAGAGAAACATGCATCTAAATGGTGGAGGAAGAATTGAAGTGTTTAACTTATTCTCTGTAAAATTGAAAAGGGAATTTAGatatttatgtggaaaaaaatattacaaagctGTGATAGAGTCCTTACTGCCAACTGGTATTTAACTCAGTACAAACAGTTGGCAATCATCTTAAAGTGCTAATCAGTATTTGTGATACATTGCTGCATGGCTTTTGGATCTGTATGTTAAAATGTACCAGTAAAACTGGGTTGGAGGGGGGCTTATTCtagctttattttcaaataaagctTCTGTGCCTTAGGAAATCTGCAGTGAGAGTAGTCCTACTAATATTAGTTTATATAATTTAACTGTTAAGGTAAACAATcataattcttatttttcttctttctcagtcTAGCTTTTAATTTGGTACAACAGGTACTTTATGCGTGTGCTAAtatgatgttaatttttttttaaacagattttaaaaaaaaaatattttgaacctcaatatatagaaaaatatattcgTTTTGAGTGAGTATATGAAGTTAGAAGTCAGGAACAAGCTAGGAAATCCCAGCCTTGGCAGTGTGATAACACTTTCTCTGTATTCTTCTCTATCTACCTGCAGATTTTGTGACTGCTCATTGCCAATTTCACAGGCTTTTGGGCCAGATCTGTGATATATTCAAACAATTCTGTGCTGCCAGACTGGAAATAATTCAAGAAAGGATACTGGTACCAGCTGAGGGTTCCCCAGTGTCCCAGCTCTCCTCGCACAAACCCAAATATCTGGCGCTCCTGTGGCAAGCTCCAAGATGGAGGACTGTGTCACAGGCCAAGCTTATGAAGTGCCAGATCTATGTAAAATGTCTCAGAATACTCCTTTACCTCAGACAGaggtggcagggctggagcagagcctcCAGGTTGCAAGGAGAAACCCTCCATGCCCTTAGTGACAGCCTTGCTGGGTTCCAGCTGGGATGAAGACCCCTTTCCAGCAGTCAGATCTGATGCTTGCTGAAATGGAGCTTTTACCAGGTGGGCAGCCAGCATAGCATGGTAATTCAGGACTGGATTATCTGCATTTTGTTCATATGAGAGACTATAAACACCCATACTTTGCTTTTGCTGGACTAATGTAAATTCTCCCTCCTCCTAGTGATCATGTGAAATGATTACTGATGCAGACTGAATCTCTTACAGCTGTGTCCATGCAGCCTTAGATCACCTGTTTCAGGATGTGGATTGTCACAAGCTACTGGGGTAGCAGGTATCTGGTACCTGAGTGTCTTGAgaacaaatgttttcattatcaatttcacttaaaaagaaattacggatctgggtttttttgaagtgcTGAATGTAAAGACTCTGAATGAAAAGACTTACtctaatctgtttttttcctttatttgctgTCCTAGCATAGCTAGGTTGAAGGTGCTCATCTTCAGATaatggtaggaaaaaaacactgcttACGCTCCTATATGAACAGGAATGTGTTTGTTATAGCTGGCACAGAGAGCTGAGGGTGGGGAACAGCAGCAAGCTCCAATTCAGTTGTGTAATGTTCAGGTGTTCAGTCAGTTTCccaagggtttggtttttgtctaGGCAGAATGTTGCAAATTACAGTGTGTCTAGCAAGGTGCTTTTTGAGGAATGTGTCTCTGCTTATCCTATGTgtacagaatttatttcaggAGTATGTGAGATGAATGGTGTAATTTCTTGAATTTGAAGGATCTGACTTGAAGTACCCAGTTAAATCGATTGCTTAATTCTCAAGTCTTATGATAGTTCTGTTTGCTACTGAAGTGCTCCTTGAAGAGCACTACAGCTGAAAGTTAATGTCATCAGCTCTGGAAAGAGGATGCATTCCCACGACTGCCCTGACCAAGAGGGCTTTGTCCCTGCATTGTTTGCTCTTCTATTCTAATGGAAGTTACCATGCTAATCactccttttgttttcagatcaTATGATATCCCATGGTATCCATTTGTTAACACCATCTGATACTCAGTTTCTAAGGAGAAAACCAGTGTGGCTCATCTGAAAGAAGAATGGTTAATTGTATTATGTACAGGTTAAGGAAATTTTCACTGTAAGTCATGACTCTGGCAGCTTCCCTATTCAGGAGAAATGGCAAAAGATACCATGCTTCTTTTTCTAAGTAAGACATGAAAAGAGGCTGTGAGAGCCTATCTGAAACTGAGTTACCTGGGTAGActggttctgctgctggaagtttttttttggcttcagtGCTTCATGTTCAGGAGAAGATGGTGAGAGAAGTGCTAGTACTGCACCTTCTGAAGGAACTCAGAAGCTGTCTTGACATACAGGGGAAACAGAAGAGCCCAGAGCTGACCTTTCAGGGTTCAGAGATAGCAGCATGTGCATTTTATTATAAGTGAGATTGCATAAAAGAAATGTTACACCTGTATTATTAGTGACTTGTAATGCAAAGAACATGCAATGGAAAGAATGCTAGAGTCCCAACTGCAGTGAGAACGTGGCTGGAAAGGCAAAAAATGTTTCTAGCAATTGGTTTTGATGGTATGGTACTTATTAAGCAGTCTTTGCTTCTGAGTACTTGCTTCTGTGGGGGTGGGAAACACAGATATCTGTATCTGACACAGACGCTATTTGGAAACAGCTGGATTGAGTTAGATAGAATggacaggagaggaagaaaagggagatcCTTTTGCCAGGGATCTGTATAGCCTTATTTAGATACCATAAAAAGCTTCTAAGAGATACGGGCAATACACTAAATTATAAATGCTTATCTGGAGATCAAGATTACTGATAATGCATCCATGGCATTCATAGCTGTAAAATTACCAGCCCTTGTACAAGTTCCTCCATAAGTCACTAGAGAGAGCACTACCAGGAAACATGGTCACAgtaagccttaaaaaaaaaccctgcatccAGCAGTTCCCCAAACAGGGTTTCAAGAATTCTCTGTCCCCTTTTTGCATGATTAGAAGTGACACAGATttacaaaacaagaaaacagataaTAATGCAGTACTTAAAGGAACAGATTGGGTAAGGGAAGAAATAAGCTATGTGaagattttcttatttgtttctaaagcaggaaaaggaaagactAAAGAAGCTGAAGGACAAAGCTTGATGGAACAAGAAACAGACTTGTGGGTTCTCTTCAAGTCTGGGCAGCTAATAATGAAACAATGGCTACCCTGCATTGGGATCTGTGAAAAGTGGGTGAATATTTTCTAAACTTAAACTAATAGCTCAGATGTTCAAAACCATGTCTGACTAGAGAACAGTTTATCCTGGATTGTCTTGCAAGAAGGGATGGTGACAGCAAACATACACCCCCGTTGGCAAATGGagttttgct
The sequence above is drawn from the Calypte anna isolate BGI_N300 chromosome 8, bCalAnn1_v1.p, whole genome shotgun sequence genome and encodes:
- the BCL10 gene encoding B-cell lymphoma/leukemia 10 isoform X1, giving the protein MEGTGPGSGLGAAGQLRGLTEDEMAEVKKDALERMRPYLCDKIIAERHFDYLRSKKILTREDTEEIASRSSSRKKTGKLLDYLAENPKGLDALVESIRRERTQNFLLQKITDVVLKVKNEKLEALKGLSCSTCMTSLYGGTNNLSRSYSDESNFFDKIKDKEPTQIHHPEEDYSTAAFVSAVSLHSMNFPVAEMGNAESTGFSVTLPGPGDPGAPPLPPELQSDQEEPCTTANDNCFLPLRSRSLQLQ
- the BCL10 gene encoding B-cell lymphoma/leukemia 10 isoform X2 — translated: MRPYLCDKIIAERHFDYLRSKKILTREDTEEIASRSSSRKKTGKLLDYLAENPKGLDALVESIRRERTQNFLLQKITDVVLKVKNEKLEALKGLSCSTCMTSLYGGTNNLSRSYSDESNFFDKIKDKEPTQIHHPEEDYSTAAFVSAVSLHSMNFPVAEMGNAESTGFSVTLPGPGDPGAPPLPPELQSDQEEPCTTANDNCFLPLRSRSLQLQ
- the C8H1orf52 gene encoding UPF0690 protein C1orf52 homolog, giving the protein MAAEGGDPLSYFAAYGSSSSDSEAEEPQPDERPARDGAAAGGSPGRRSRLPPPDELFRRVSQPPAFLYNPLNKQIDWESRVLRAPEEPPREFKVWKNNAVPPPETYSPPEKKPPPPPGVDMAIKWSNIYEDNGEDAPRQGGKARLLPEDEQEPLESDGEKDDEPVSAKKRKRDSEEQTKKKKL